The segment GATTAGAAACTTTTAGATGAGATATACTGTAAAAACTTTGGGAAGGCCTGTAAATTCAAGAATTATTTACAGTAAATTCACTTAAAACACTATTTTTCTGAGTGCCGATGGTAAATGTTACTCTGTAGAGGGATGGAAGAAAGTCGTTCCTTTTACCACACATTTTATAGTATTAGTTCGGTAGATATGGGGCAAAAATTTTCTAGTGTTGCAAGAAAAAAGCGAACGAAGCAAAGCGAAGTGCTGCAAGCCCCAAAATCTACTATAACTAATACTATGTTGCGCGGCTGATTTTCTACAATTGAACCTTAAATAAACTTTAATTTAAAGACTAACTATTAGAACCTTTTAATTTTAATTTAGCAAAAAGTTGAACCAGATTTTCACTTTAAATTATCGTTGAAATACAATAGAGGAGAATATTATTTATCTTTCTTCTAAAAGTTGAATACGAAAATTAGAATTTTATTTATTTCAATTCTTGTAATTTTTACTTCCTGTAAAAATGAGGATCATAGTGGAAAAGTTGTTTTGGATAGTACTAGTGATTCTACCTCGGTAATAGATAGGTTGAATGGTAGTTGGAAGTTAATTAGAGTAAACGACACCTCATTTACTATTGAAAATGTGTATCCAATTAATTATGGAGGTCAACCTAAAATAGCCATAGATACAGATGAAAGAAAAATTGGAGGTTTTACAGGATGTAACACTTGGGGAACAACGTTAAATATTGTTGATAATTCGATTGTTTTTATTGATTCTATAGAAAAGCACGAACAAGGATGTGGGGGAACCTGGGAAGCAGAATACTTGAATTTACTGAAAAACAACAAATCATTTACTGTACAGGATGATCACTTAAAGTTGACTTCAAGTGATAATAAAACGCTGACATTTCAAAGAGTAAAATAAAAATTTTTGGATAAGACAAGAATGTCTGATCCCAAAATGGTTTGGGAATTTATCTCTTGGCATTTAGAAGGACTGGAAATTACTACATAAAAGAGTTTGAAAATAATTTAAAGCCTAAAGGATTACTCATAAATACGAAATAGCATATGAAAAAATCAACAGTAGAAGAAATTAGAGAGCGGTTTGACAATGATATAGAACGGTTCTCCAACCTTGGTACAGGTCAACTTGCTACAATTGACGCAAAGGTTTCGCTAGAACTTATTACAGAAGCCTCTAAACGTATTACACCTAAAGCTGAGAATTTATTAGATATTGGTTGTGGTGCAGGAAATTATTCTCTTATGATGCTTTCAAAATTACCAAATTTGAATTGCACCTTAGTTGATTTAAGTCAGCCTATGCTGGAAAGAGCATTAGAAAGAGTATTACAACAGGCAAAAAGAAAAGTAGAAATTGTGCAGGGGGACATTAGAGTTATAGAGCTGCCTGAAGAACATTTTGACATCATCTTAGTAAGTGCAGTCTTGCACCATTTGAGAGATGACAGAGACTGGGAAACTACCTTTACTAAACTTTTTAAGTTATTAAAACTAGGTGGTTGTTTAATGATTTCTGATCTGATTACACAAGACACCGAAGTAATAAATGACTATACTTGGGAAAAGTATGGCGACTATTTAGAACGCTTGGGTGGGAAAGAATACCGCGAAAAGGTCCTAGATTATATTGCAAAAGAAGATTCCCCTAGGTCAATGAATTATCAATTGGATCTTATGAAGAAAGTAGGTTTTAGGAAGGTTGAGATTCTTCACAAGAATATGTGTTTCGGAGCTTTTGGTGGAATAAAATAGTTAATCGTTAATCCTTATTGATCTTCTGTTTGTAACTAACGGAAGCACTTCCTTAGTCTGTTCCTGATATTCTTGATGATATTATTGCCGATTTGAACAGGGAATTTCAAAGCTTATTGAGCTGAGCATTTCCCCCGTTTGTAAAAAATAATAAGGGGACAGAGGTAATTACCCCTTTCCAGTCCCACAAAAATTCCCTTAACCTTTGGGTGGTAAGGAGTTTTTAAATAGCCCTTTTATAAGATTTGACGCAAATTTCTTCCTGTATATGATGCTTTACAAAGCATTTGACGCAAATTTACATCTAAACTATGTTTGACAGTGAATTAAATACCTGATAATCAATAGTGTGGGGGAATGTAACGGGGCTCTGCCCGTTACCCTCTTGCTATTCCCCATTTATTTTAAACTTATTTCTTTTATACCATTTTATAGGTCTCTTTTAGATCTTTACTACCCACCTTAATAGAAAAATTTATATAAAATATAAGTATCATTTTTTTTAAAAAGAAAAAATGCATAGGATTGCAGTTCTTCAACGTAAAGTTGTCATAAATGCCCAAATGAAATAGAAATGGATAATATATTAGAACTAAAAACCATAAGTGAACTTCAAGAATTTAATTTCTTTATACCATCTTACCAAAGAGGTTATAGATGGAGTACTAAAGAAGTTGTCGAGTTATTAAATGATATTTCCAATTTTACACCTAGATTAATAGAGGAACATAGTGATGAAAAAACATGGTATTGTCTTCAACCCATTGTTGTAAAGAAAATTGAGAATGGCAAATATGAGGTTATAGATGGGCAACAAAGACTTACTACCATATATTTGATTCTCTATTATTTAAATCAAGATTTTGTTGAAAAAAAAGAGATAAGTTATTTCAATTAGATTACCAAACGAGGAGCGGTTCAAAAGTTTTTCTGAGCCAATTAGAAGACGATATTGATAACAAAACGAATATTGACTTTTATTATATCTCAAATGCTTTTAAAGCAATTACTGATTGGTTTGAAAGCAAAGGGAGTAATTTTGACACAGGTGATTATCGTTCTAAATTTAAATTCAATTCTAAAGTCATTTGGTATTTAAGTAATGAGACTGATTCAATTTCAATTTTCACAAGAATAAATATTGGAAAAATTCCTTTAACAAATTCTGAATTAATTAAAGCACTTTTCCTTAATAGTTCAAATTTTCAAAACCAGGAAAATAAGCTTAGGTTGCGGCAATTAGAAATCGCAACTGAATGGGACAACATTGAGAATTCATTACAAGATGACAAATTTTGGTTCTTTTTAAATCAAAACAATGTTGCAACAAACAGAATAGAATTCATTTTTAACTTAATGAATGAAGAGCCAGACCCTAATGACAACTATGATACCTTTAGATATTTTAGTAAGAAATTTTCAAAAGGTAATAATGAGGAGTTAACAAAAAATTGGAATGAAGTAAAAAGGTATTATCAACGTTTTAGTGAATGGTTTAGTGAAAGGGAACTTTATCATAAAATCGGTTTTCTAATTAGCACTGAATCTACAAGCATTAAGGAACTTTACATCATGTCTGATGATATAAGTAAATCTGAGTTTAAAGAATATTTAGATAAACTTATCAAAAAGGATCTAAAAAATGTTGACATTAATGAGCTTCAATATTCGGATGGAAATGACGTAAGAAAAATCCTTTTGCTATACAATATTCTTACTATGCTGGCAAGTTCAAAAGACAACTCTTACTTTCCTTTTGATTTATATAAAAATGAAAAATGGGATATCGAACATATTACTTCTGTCAAGGATAAATTGCCTGAAAAAAATAAAAAACAGTGGATAGATGATGCTATTGTATTTGTTGGTAATGAAAGTAAAATAGAAAAGAGTCTTAGAAAAAAATAAACAATTGGAAAGAAGATGATGATGAAGGATTTAAAAGTTTATTCGAAGAAGTTGTTTCATATTTTAATTCTGAGTTAAGAGAGGATGATGACATTAATGATTTATCAAACCTCACATTGCTCGATGCTGGAACTAACAGAAGCTACAAAAACGCAGTATTTCCCTTTAAGAGAAAAACCATTATCAACCGCGATAAGCAAGGTGTTTTCATTCCTATCTGCACAAAGAATGTTTTCTTAAAATATTTCAGCGAATATCCTCCTAAAATTTCTTTTTGGTCCCAGGAAGACCGTGAGAATTACGAGAATGATTTAAATGACGTATTAAATTCTTACTTATCATAAATTCTATGCAAAACGAAAAATACAAAGGTAAAATCTTCAGTTTTTATGAACTATTAGCATCCAATAAAATTGAAATCCCCATTATCCAGCGTGATTACGCACAAGGAAGGAAGGATAAAAAGAAAATAAGACAAAATTTTTTAGAAGCTTTGTATGATAGCATTGACAAAGAAGAAAAAATAATGCTTGATTTCGTATACGGGAGTAATACAGACGATGCATTTCAACCATTAGATGGCCAGCAAAGATTAACAACATTATTTCTTTTACATTGGTACGCTGCACAAAAAGATAAAAAATTAGTCGATGAAAAAAATATTTTAATAAAATTTACATATGAAACAAGAATTTCCTCCCGAGATTTTTGTAATTCTCTGGTAGAAAACAGCCTTATTTTAACACAAGATTCACCTCCTAGTGAAACTATAATTGATTCACCTTGGTTTTATTTATCCTGGAAGAATGACCCTACCATCGATGCAATGCTTAGGACAATAGATGACATTCATCTTAAATTTTATAACACCCCTAATCTTTGGTATAAATTAACGTCTAAAGAATTTGACTTAATCCGATTTTATCACGTAGAATTAGAAAATATCGGTTTAACTGATGATCTCTATATCAAAATGAATGCAAGGGGGAAATTGCTTTCAACATTTGAAAACTTTAAAGCTGGATTTGAGAAAAGAATTCGAGATGAAAAATGGGAGTCTTTTTCGGACTTCACAAAATCATTTGCATTTAAAATAGATACTACTTGGACGGATCTATTTTGGAAACATTTTAGAAAAGATAATGCAGTTGATACTTCGTTCGTTAACTTTATTTCTACCCTATTAATGATTAGACAGTCCGTTGAAAGAAATAAAAAAACAGAAGAAAGATTGAGAATCATCTCAAAATTGCAAGAGGATTCAAATAACATCTCTCCCAAACTTTTTGAAGTTGATGATTTCAACTATCTAGTTGAATGCCTTAATCTTATTGACGATCATTTTGTTGAAATTGAAGCGATTAAGTTCAATTTCCCCCTTTTTAGGCATGAGCCAAAAGAAAGTTTAATTAAAACCATCACACTTGAATCAGACGCTTCATATACTCAGAAGGTACTTCTTTTTGCTCAATTAGAATATTTCAGAAAAGTGAAAATTATAGATACTCAAAAATACTTAGAGTGGATGAGAGTAGTTAGAAATATAATTTCTAGAGGGGACATAGAAAAAAGTGGTAAGAGACCTGACATCGTAAGAAGTCCAGCAACATTTGATGGTGTTATATACCTTATATCTGAGTTATCAACCGGGTGTAAGGATATTTATGGCCATTTATCAAATATTAGTAATCTAAGTTCAACATTTGCTAAAGAACAAGTTGAAGAGGAGAAATTTAAAGCTAAAATAATATTCAAAAATCCTGACTCTAAAAAAATACTTTTTGAGTTAGAAGATACAGATTTATTAAGGGGAAGAATTGATTTTATTTTTTACTGTTTGGATATTGACAAACAACAAGACAGTATTGATACTGAATTTTTAGAAGAAATTAAAAACGTATTCATAGACAACTTGAGTACCGACACATGCTTAACAAATGATTTAAGAAGAGCTTTACTGACCATATCAGTTAACGGTAGGTATGAATTTTATCACTATTGGTGGTCTTTTTGGAATGTAGTAGATAGTGATAAGAGAAGATTGATAGACAAATATCGTGAGATCGAATATCTGATCCACTCTGAGTTTAGCGAATATTTCAAAATTCTAATTCATAGACTTAGAAGTAACAGTTTGAAGGAGATAGTCAATAACTTTAATCCCGACAAC is part of the Antarcticibacterium sp. 1MA-6-2 genome and harbors:
- a CDS encoding META domain-containing protein — translated: MNTKIRILFISILVIFTSCKNEDHSGKVVLDSTSDSTSVIDRLNGSWKLIRVNDTSFTIENVYPINYGGQPKIAIDTDERKIGGFTGCNTWGTTLNIVDNSIVFIDSIEKHEQGCGGTWEAEYLNLLKNNKSFTVQDDHLKLTSSDNKTLTFQRVK
- a CDS encoding trans-aconitate 2-methyltransferase; amino-acid sequence: MKKSTVEEIRERFDNDIERFSNLGTGQLATIDAKVSLELITEASKRITPKAENLLDIGCGAGNYSLMMLSKLPNLNCTLVDLSQPMLERALERVLQQAKRKVEIVQGDIRVIELPEEHFDIILVSAVLHHLRDDRDWETTFTKLFKLLKLGGCLMISDLITQDTEVINDYTWEKYGDYLERLGGKEYREKVLDYIAKEDSPRSMNYQLDLMKKVGFRKVEILHKNMCFGAFGGIK
- a CDS encoding DUF262 domain-containing protein, whose product is MDNILELKTISELQEFNFFIPSYQRGYRWSTKEVVELLNDISNFTPRLIEEHSDEKTWYCLQPIVVKKIENGKYEVIDGQQRLTTIYLILYYLNQDFVEKKEISYFN
- a CDS encoding DUF262 domain-containing protein, which translates into the protein MQNEKYKGKIFSFYELLASNKIEIPIIQRDYAQGRKDKKKIRQNFLEALYDSIDKEEKIMLDFVYGSNTDDAFQPLDGQQRLTTLFLLHWYAAQKDKKLVDEKNILIKFTYETRISSRDFCNSLVENSLILTQDSPPSETIIDSPWFYLSWKNDPTIDAMLRTIDDIHLKFYNTPNLWYKLTSKEFDLIRFYHVELENIGLTDDLYIKMNARGKLLSTFENFKAGFEKRIRDEKWESFSDFTKSFAFKIDTTWTDLFWKHFRKDNAVDTSFVNFISTLLMIRQSVERNKKTEERLRIISKLQEDSNNISPKLFEVDDFNYLVECLNLIDDHFVEIEAIKFNFPLFRHEPKESLIKTITLESDASYTQKVLLFAQLEYFRKVKIIDTQKYLEWMRVVRNIISRGDIEKSGKRPDIVRSPATFDGVIYLISELSTGCKDIYGHLSNISNLSSTFAKEQVEEEKFKAKIIFKNPDSKKILFELEDTDLLRGRIDFIFYCLDIDKQQDSIDTEFLEEIKNVFIDNLSTDTCLTNDLRRALLTISVNGRYEFYHYWWSFWNVVDSDKRRLIDKYREIEYLIHSEFSEYFKILIHRLRSNSLKEIVNNFNPDNSFPNWKLKLIKEENLLNENGSNYIAISQDNSYCYLLKSKRPRDKKGCIKIE